From the Glandiceps talaboti chromosome 12, keGlaTala1.1, whole genome shotgun sequence genome, one window contains:
- the LOC144442973 gene encoding hydroxylysine kinase-like, protein MTLTPTHDMHYAAGCYLGNVDTVLQSFCHDGLINDTPGGAWSMKHVSSLRLYYDAIKDQERKDLIEFYIQEFEKEVLPKIDQLKGGIIHGDFHDENIITTPLETVTSMLGDLDKRPIFGTERQYQISGLIDFGDVQSSYYAFGVAISIANFMMESEDPFPVGGNFLAGYQSNFTLSELERAILPTCVSARLCQEMVLARHQLTINSSDRRLVGYERKAWTLLDKMRHMRMHEISAKWNDIIASYKTEVGNG, encoded by the exons ATGACATTGACCCCCACACATGACATGCACTACGCTGCTGGCTGCTATCTAGGAAACGTAGACACGGTGTTACAG AGTTTTTGTCATGATGGTTTGATAAACGATACGCCGGGTGGTGCTTGGTCCATGAAGCATGTTTCGTCGTTACGACTATACTACGATGCTATCAAAGACCAAGAACGGAAAGACCTGATTGAATTCTACATCCAAGAATTTGAGAAGGAAGTTCTTCCTAAGATTGACCAGTTAAAAGGAG GCATTATACACGGAGATTtccatgatgaaaatatcattaccACGCCGTTGGAAACTGTTACTAGCATGCTTGGGGACTTGGACAAGCGGCCAATTTTTGGTACAGAAAGACAATACCAAATTTCTGGACTTATAGACTTTGGCGATGTCCAGAGCTCGTACTATGCGTTTGGAGTCGCCATATCTATAGCTAATTTCATGATGGAAAGTGAAGATCCGTTTCCTGTTGGTGGTAATTTTCTCGCAGGTTACCAGTCCAACTTTACGCTTTCTGAACTGGAGAGGGCGATATTACCTACGTGCGTTTCAGCTCGTTTGTGCCAGGAAATGGTATTGGCACGGCACCAGCTAACAATTAATTCCAGTGATAGACGTCTTGTGGGATATGAACGAAAAGCTTGGACTTTGTTAGATAAAATGCGACACATGAGAATGCATGAAATAAGCGCGAAATGGAATGATATTATAGCATCGTACAAGACAGAAGTCGGAAATGGTTGA
- the LOC144442974 gene encoding retinol dehydrogenase 14-like — translation MALTGRIYLVTGSTDGIGKETASRLAEQGATVLVHGRNQIKGEMVVNKMRSTTGNSNIHLFLADLSSLQQIRELSKAIHERFDHIDVLINNAGVFEEKRHESVDGYEMTFAVNVLAPFLFTYLLLDLIPKNADGRIIIVGSMQHSDYIDFEDLQLEKSYDGITAYELSKLCAIMMTYELAERLQPVNVTVNTLDPGMVDTNLLQAGWSFCGMPVEEADSVFLMATQAMFAKASGKYYVRKIESRSAEISYKVQTRLRLWRMLEDMIGASYPF, via the coding sequence ATGGCGCTCACAGGACGAATATATCTTGTTACGGGATCAACTGACGGTATCGGAAAGGAGACGGCTTCTCGACTTGCGGAACAAGGTGCGACCGTTCTTGTACATGGTCGGAATCAAATCAAAGGTGAAATGGTTGTGAACAAAATGAGATCGACAACAGGCAACTCAAACATCCACTTGTTCTTGGCAGATCTGTCGTCTTTGCAACAAATTCGTGAACTGTCCAAAGCTATCCACGAAAGGTTCGACCACATTGATGTATTGATCAACAACGCAGGAGTGTTCGAGGAGAAGAGACATGAATCAGTGGATGGATACGAGATGACTTTCGCTGTCAACGTGTTAGCACCATTTCTGTTTACCTATCTTTTATTGGACTTGATACCCAAGAATGCAGATGGTCGTATCATCATTGTTGGGTCTATGCAACATTCAGACTACATCGACTTCGAAGATTTACAACTGGAGAAGTCGTACGACGGAATTACAGCGTACGAGCTGTCAAAACTATGTGCAATTATGATGACATACGAGTTAGCAGAGAGACTTCAACCCGTCAACGTAACGGTAAACACCCTTGATCCAGGAATGGTCGATACCAATCTTTTACAGGCTGGCTGGTCGTTTTGCGGAATGCCTGTTGAAGAGGCTGACAGTGTCTTCCTAATGGCAACTCAAGCGATGTTTGCCAAAGCTTCGGGTAAATATTATGTTCGCAAAATAGAGAGTCGGTCTGCAGAAATTTCCTACAAAGTACAGACAAGACTAAGATTATGGCGGATGCTGGAAGACATGATCGGAGCTTCATATCCCTTTTGA